One window of Mesoplodon densirostris isolate mMesDen1 chromosome 15, mMesDen1 primary haplotype, whole genome shotgun sequence genomic DNA carries:
- the PLBD2 gene encoding putative phospholipase B-like 2 isoform X2, which yields MVDPMYGSTGGRLARALTRALALALVLALLVGLFLSGLTGAIPTPRGHRGPGRPVPPASRCRSVLLDPETGQLRLVDGRHPDAVAWANLTNAIRETGWAFLELHTNGHYNDSLQAYAAGVVEAAVSEELIYMHWMNTVVNYCGPFEYEVSYCERLKKFLEANLEWMQKEMELNNGSAYWHQVRLTLLQLKGLEDSYEGSVTFPTGKFTIKPLGFLLLQISGDLEDLELALNKTKTKRAMGSGSCSALIKLLPGQSDLLVAHNTWHSYQYMLRIMKKYWFQFREGPQEQSTRAPGNRVIFSSYPGTIFSCDDFYILGSGLVTLETTIGNRNSALWKYVQPEGCVLEWMRNVVANRLALDGDSWADIFKRFNSGTYNNQWMIVDYKAFVPGGPSPGRRVLTILEQIPGMVVVADRTSELYQKTYWASYNIPSFESVFNASGLPALVAHFGDWFSYDGSPRAQIFRRNQSLVNDLNSMIRLMRYNDFLHDPLSLCKACNPKPNGENAVSARSDLNPANGSYPFQALHQRSHGGIDVKVTSTALAKALRLLAASGPTWDQLPPFQWSTSPFSSLLHMGQPDLWKFSPIEVWWD from the exons ATGGTGGACCCGATGTATGGATCCACGGGCGGCCGCCTGGCCCGGGCGCTGACGCGGGCGCTGGCGCTGGCCCTGGTGCTGGCTCTGCTGGTCGGGCTGTTCCTGAGCGGCCTGACCGGCGCGATCCCGACCCCGAGGGGTCACCGGGGACCGGGGAGGCCGGTCCCACCCGCCTCCCGCTGCCGTTCGGTGCTCCTGGACCCTGAGACGGGCCAGCTGCGCCTGGTAGATGGCCGCCACCCTGACGCCGTGGCCTGGGCCAACCTTACCAACGCCATCCGCGAGACCGG GTGGGCCTTTCTGGAGCTGCACACGAACGGCCACTACAATGATAGTCTGCAGGCCTACGCAGCGGGCGTGGTGGAGGCCGCCGTGTCCGAGGAG CTCATCTATATGCACTGGATGAACACGGTGGTGAACTACTGTGGCCCCTTCGAGTACGAAGTCAGTTACTGCGAGAGGCTCAAGAAGTTCCTGGAGGCCAACCTGGAGTGGATGCAGAAGGAGATGGAGTTGAACAATGGCTCTGCTTACTGGCACCAG gTGCGGCTGACCCTCCTGCAGCTGAAAGGCCTAGAGGACAGCTATGAAGGCAGTGtgacctttccaactgggaagTTCACCATCAAACCGTTGGGGTTCCT CCTGTTGCAGATCTCTGGGGACCTCGAAGACTTAGAGCTGGCCCTGAATAAGACCAAGACCAAGCGTGCTATGGGCTCTGGCTCCTGCTCTGCCCTCATCAAGCTGCTGCCTGGCCAGAGTGACCTCCTGGTCGCCCACAACACCTGGCACTCCTACCAGTACATGCTGCGCATCATGAAAAAGTACTGGTTCCAGTTCAGAGAAGGGCCCCAAG AGCAATCTACCCGGGCTCCCGGCAACAGGGTGATCTTCTCATCCTACCCTGGTACCATTTTCTCCTGTGATGACTTCTACATCCTGGGCAGCGGGCTG GTGACCCTGGAGACCACCATCGGCAACCGGAACTCGGCCCTGTGGAAGTACGTGCAGCCCGAGGGCTGTGTGCTGGAGTGGATGCGAAATGTTGTGGCCAATCGCCTGGCCTTGGACGGGGACTCCTGGGCTGATATCTTCAAGAGGTTCAACAGTGGCAC GTACAACAACCAGTGGATGATCGTGGACTACAAGGCATTTGTCCCCGGCGGGCCCAGCCCTGGGAGAAGGGTGCTCACCATCCTGGAGCAGATCCC GGGCATGGTGGTGGTGGCCGACAGGACCTCGGAACTCTACCAGAAAACCTACTGGGCCAGCTACAATATCCC GTCCTTTGAGTCTGTGTTCAACGCCAGTGGGCTTCCGGCCCTGGTGGCCCACTTTGGGGACTGGTTCTCCTATGACGGGAGCCCCCGGGCCCAGATCTTCCGGCGGAACCAGTCGCTGGTAAACGACCTGAACTCCATGATCCGGCTTATGAG GTACAACGACTTCCTGCATGACCCCCTGTCATTGTGCAAAGCTTGCAACCCCAAGCCCAATGGGGAGAATGCCGTCTCGGCCCGCTCTGACCTCAACCCAGCCAATGGCTCCTACCCCTTCCAGGCCCTGCACCAGCGCTCCCATGGGGGCATCGACGTGAAG GTGACCAGCACGGCACTGGCCAAGGCCTTGCGTCTCCTGGCGGCCAGCGGCCCCACGTGGGACCAGCTGCCCCCGTTCCAGTGGAGCACCTCGCCCTTCAGCAGCCTGCTGCACATGGGCCAGCCTGACCTCTGGAAGTTCTCACCCATCGAGGTCTGGTGGGACTGA
- the PLBD2 gene encoding putative phospholipase B-like 2 isoform X1 yields MVDPMYGSTGGRLARALTRALALALVLALLVGLFLSGLTGAIPTPRGHRGPGRPVPPASRCRSVLLDPETGQLRLVDGRHPDAVAWANLTNAIRETGWAFLELHTNGHYNDSLQAYAAGVVEAAVSEELIYMHWMNTVVNYCGPFEYEVSYCERLKKFLEANLEWMQKEMELNNGSAYWHQVRLTLLQLKGLEDSYEGSVTFPTGKFTIKPLGFLLLQISGDLEDLELALNKTKTKRAMGSGSCSALIKLLPGQSDLLVAHNTWHSYQYMLRIMKKYWFQFREGPQEQSTRAPGNRVIFSSYPGTIFSCDDFYILGSGLVTLETTIGNRNSALWKYVQPEGCVLEWMRNVVANRLALDGDSWADIFKRFNSGTYNNQWMIVDYKAFVPGGPSPGRRVLTILEQIPGMVVVADRTSELYQKTYWASYNIPRSFESVFNASGLPALVAHFGDWFSYDGSPRAQIFRRNQSLVNDLNSMIRLMRYNDFLHDPLSLCKACNPKPNGENAVSARSDLNPANGSYPFQALHQRSHGGIDVKVTSTALAKALRLLAASGPTWDQLPPFQWSTSPFSSLLHMGQPDLWKFSPIEVWWD; encoded by the exons ATGGTGGACCCGATGTATGGATCCACGGGCGGCCGCCTGGCCCGGGCGCTGACGCGGGCGCTGGCGCTGGCCCTGGTGCTGGCTCTGCTGGTCGGGCTGTTCCTGAGCGGCCTGACCGGCGCGATCCCGACCCCGAGGGGTCACCGGGGACCGGGGAGGCCGGTCCCACCCGCCTCCCGCTGCCGTTCGGTGCTCCTGGACCCTGAGACGGGCCAGCTGCGCCTGGTAGATGGCCGCCACCCTGACGCCGTGGCCTGGGCCAACCTTACCAACGCCATCCGCGAGACCGG GTGGGCCTTTCTGGAGCTGCACACGAACGGCCACTACAATGATAGTCTGCAGGCCTACGCAGCGGGCGTGGTGGAGGCCGCCGTGTCCGAGGAG CTCATCTATATGCACTGGATGAACACGGTGGTGAACTACTGTGGCCCCTTCGAGTACGAAGTCAGTTACTGCGAGAGGCTCAAGAAGTTCCTGGAGGCCAACCTGGAGTGGATGCAGAAGGAGATGGAGTTGAACAATGGCTCTGCTTACTGGCACCAG gTGCGGCTGACCCTCCTGCAGCTGAAAGGCCTAGAGGACAGCTATGAAGGCAGTGtgacctttccaactgggaagTTCACCATCAAACCGTTGGGGTTCCT CCTGTTGCAGATCTCTGGGGACCTCGAAGACTTAGAGCTGGCCCTGAATAAGACCAAGACCAAGCGTGCTATGGGCTCTGGCTCCTGCTCTGCCCTCATCAAGCTGCTGCCTGGCCAGAGTGACCTCCTGGTCGCCCACAACACCTGGCACTCCTACCAGTACATGCTGCGCATCATGAAAAAGTACTGGTTCCAGTTCAGAGAAGGGCCCCAAG AGCAATCTACCCGGGCTCCCGGCAACAGGGTGATCTTCTCATCCTACCCTGGTACCATTTTCTCCTGTGATGACTTCTACATCCTGGGCAGCGGGCTG GTGACCCTGGAGACCACCATCGGCAACCGGAACTCGGCCCTGTGGAAGTACGTGCAGCCCGAGGGCTGTGTGCTGGAGTGGATGCGAAATGTTGTGGCCAATCGCCTGGCCTTGGACGGGGACTCCTGGGCTGATATCTTCAAGAGGTTCAACAGTGGCAC GTACAACAACCAGTGGATGATCGTGGACTACAAGGCATTTGTCCCCGGCGGGCCCAGCCCTGGGAGAAGGGTGCTCACCATCCTGGAGCAGATCCC GGGCATGGTGGTGGTGGCCGACAGGACCTCGGAACTCTACCAGAAAACCTACTGGGCCAGCTACAATATCCC CAGGTCCTTTGAGTCTGTGTTCAACGCCAGTGGGCTTCCGGCCCTGGTGGCCCACTTTGGGGACTGGTTCTCCTATGACGGGAGCCCCCGGGCCCAGATCTTCCGGCGGAACCAGTCGCTGGTAAACGACCTGAACTCCATGATCCGGCTTATGAG GTACAACGACTTCCTGCATGACCCCCTGTCATTGTGCAAAGCTTGCAACCCCAAGCCCAATGGGGAGAATGCCGTCTCGGCCCGCTCTGACCTCAACCCAGCCAATGGCTCCTACCCCTTCCAGGCCCTGCACCAGCGCTCCCATGGGGGCATCGACGTGAAG GTGACCAGCACGGCACTGGCCAAGGCCTTGCGTCTCCTGGCGGCCAGCGGCCCCACGTGGGACCAGCTGCCCCCGTTCCAGTGGAGCACCTCGCCCTTCAGCAGCCTGCTGCACATGGGCCAGCCTGACCTCTGGAAGTTCTCACCCATCGAGGTCTGGTGGGACTGA